The Grus americana isolate bGruAme1 unplaced genomic scaffold, bGruAme1.mat scaffold_753, whole genome shotgun sequence sequence CACCTTGAGAATCAATTCTCGGGCTTCTCTGTGAACCTCATGCTGCCAACATTTCTGACCTTACCACTCTGTGAATACTGAAGGGTTGTTTGTCCTGCCTAGAGAAACAAGGTGATTTAAAACTGCTCTGGGACCCTAAAGCGAACAAGTAGAATCAGTTGActgtccttggctttttttttttttttttttgcttttttttttccttaaggtaGGTAGGTGAGTGTGCGCGTTCTTGATTCTTGTCCTCATCTCCCTGATCTTTATCAGGAGTTTTCCATAAATGAAGTCAGGATGCAGATTTGGAGAGCTGACTGTCCCCTACTCTCCCCTTGGTGTCTTAATCCCATCCGGACCTACCGTGGAGAATATCTAGCAAGTTGGAAAAGTCTCTTGTCCTAGCTGCAGCTCTAGGGCAGTGCCTTGGTAGAAGGTGTGACATTTAGACCAGATTCCTGACATGCCAGAAGGAAGTGGAAGTGACTGGTGGtgcggggcggggtggggggagcgcATACAGTGTGTGAGCTCCGCACAGGCTCAGCTCGATTTTTGGTGCGGGACTGCGCAGAGCCCTGCCTGTTGGGAAAGGACTGTCGTGCCAGGCTCCCTCCAGTTtggcagtgtttaaggccaTGGGATTTGacatgttgcttttttctgttctgttgctgCCAGGAAAATCCCAGGCTTACTTCCCGCCATGTACTGAAATGATCCCATTGCCCCTGCAGTCCTGAACTGGCTGTCAAATTGGCAATGGAGAGAGGGTTTTGTGGCGCTTAAACGTGTTGGAAAACGAACGTGGGCTTTAGGAGCAATCCCAtggaggaaatgagagagaaggaTGTGCTGCATCTTCCAACCATGTGGTGTAGCAGGTTAAAAAAGTCTGTCGTGTGTAAGCATTGTCAGACACGAGGcgttttcctttaatttctgctcCGTGAAAACTGTAAGCGCTCTGTAgcaaggctgttttggggatgTGGGTAACTGTGGAGCTTTGTGTTCCAGCTGTAGGctttccttaaggaaaaggaaaggcatgtCAGCCCTGCCTCCTGTAACCCAGGTGAAGCTTGTAAATGGAGGAGCATGAGCGGGACACGAGTCTCAGCAGTGTCCAGGCAGGGAAGGGTTCACACTCTTTCTCTCTAGAGTAAGAGGCAGCTTTCAGCTCTAGAAGTCGGAGGAGTAGCAGCGGTTAACGTAGTCAGTTGAGATGTAGAACAAACTTTGGAGCTGGGTTCCGAAGTAGTGGTGTCTCTACCCAGGCTGCTTTCAAAGCTGGACAAATACCACTCCTCTAAGGGTGTTAGAGCATATTTCCCGTCTTCAGGAAGGCAACATCTTTCTGAGGGACTCGTGGCTCTTGGGAGACACTTGCTTCATCAAGCTGTAGGTGCTCTTTGTTTTGGAATTCCTGCACTGTGTGGGTCAAAGTCAAGGCAGTAGCTGCGTGTTGCTGTTTAGCTCCTGCTCAACTCCAGCCTTCTGTCGTGTGCCCGCGCACCGGTGTCTTGCCATGCTGTGGATGAGAACGTTTGCAAAGCACTTCACCTTCCGTGAGTTCTGTTTTAGAGCTGGAAGCGTGTGTTGTCACCCTATGAAAGTCTCAGGAAAGTGATGCTGCCTTTCAAGCAGAGAACTGGGGAGACCTGCAGTGTCTCAAGTCTGTGTCCTGGAAGGCTTGTGGTCCAGCTGTGTTGTGAACCCAGCCTGGCGCTGGAGAAACTCACAGTGCTGGATGCTGTCCTGTGTGTAGTCCTGACCTGCAAGggtgaggcaggagaaaggtgGTGAAATGGCTGGAAGTGTAAAGGTGAGCTCATGTGAAATCGATGAGTCTAACGGTGACAAATGTCCAGATATCCCTAGTCTTAGGTAAGGATCTtgttctgtgctctgctggTAGAGCAGAGATGTGAATGTAAAGAGCGGCTGGAAGAGAAGCCTGTTCGTGCTAATGGAAATACCTCAAGACCTTGATGAAACTTCAGCCTTCCTCTTACCTTGCCTGTGACTCTCTTcacatgctttctgctgctccttctagAGAGAATTGCTGAGGCTCTGGAGAATGCCTTCATACTTCCGCAAAATCATCCCATACGCCATACCCGGCGTGCTGGCACTTCTTGGCTGCTGGTGGATctattcccacagaaaaaagcaggcaaGCTCTTCTGACAAACAAGAAAGCGtagctgctgaagaagagcagcagcaagaagcgCCAGAGGAGGATTCACCACCAAAGGAAGAAGCGGGCGTTCCCATGAGAGAGGCAGTCTTTGAGGAAGAGGAACACCCCGAGAATGAAACCTCGACCTCCCTGCCATCAGCAGAGTCGACGACACCCTCTCTTCCCTGTCAAACTCATGAGAGGCCAGATCTCTCAGAGGACCATCCAGACCTGTCTGTGAccacactgcagcccagcaccgTTGCAGAGGACACTGCAAAGCCGGAAGCAACAGGACCTCCGGATGAAAGCAGTGGCCCTGCTTGTGTTTCTCTCCCCCTGACCTCGGAGTGTCAGGGCAGTGCTGCGGTGAGCCTGGTAGAGGATTCAAGCTCTGGTGCCAACCCAGATCAGTGTGCAGCAGGTGGGTATGCATTTGCTCTCAGAATTCCCATCTCTGTAGGATCCCGTGTTAGCTGGGTgatcttcagggtctgttgccAAGGGGCGAACAGGCTGGTCCCCTTTCGGCACAAAGTTAATTCTTGTCTAAAGCTAAGCGTGTGCTTGAGTAGCCCAGTGCAGTGGGCCGTGTCTGGATGTAGGCCAGGCTGTTGAAGACCTTGCTGGTTTGAGACGTGCTCATACAAAtggtttctgcttcagttcagGCAGCTTCTAGGAAGCACTGGGTTCCTCTCTGTGCTTACGGGCTGCTGCCGAAtggaagctggaaggcagcaggtttCTGAGGGGCTGCTGGATGAAGCAGGGAAGTGCTCTGAGGAACTGTGATCAAATGAGTTGGTTGCAGACCACTTCCCCTGAAGCCTTGTGGTTTGGAAGGGTAGGTGCACGCCAAGAAATCCCTAGAGGGAGCAACGTCCGAGGAGTTCCTCCATCTGTCTCTGTGTTGCTTTTGCCTTCTACATCCTGGATGGTGTGCGCCTGGCAGAATACAACGCTGCCTGAGCAACTGTTAGTTAACCCGTCTGACCTTGGAGATGGATGTGAAAATCCTTTAGAAGAGCCTGTGGTGCCAAGAGCCCCTAATGAGGGGATGTCTTTGGTAGTTGCTACAAGCAGTTGGAACCAAGCTGCTTGCTGCAAGACATGGGGATTGAGTCTGCCGACAATGAAGGATGAAACCCAGCGAGCATTTTCACTTGTGAGAGCAACCCTAGGAAGAAGAGGGTTTTGCCTTGTTGTGAATGCTGGCGTGCCAGGAAGGTACGAGCGTGTGTTGCGGAgcctggggatgggaagggctgagagctctgcacTCAGCTGAAGGGTAGGGAGAGGGGCTACAGCGGGTCAAGCTGATCATGGGGCCATGCTGGATAAGAGGTCCTAGAGCTGACCTTCGCCCCCAGGCTGTGAGACTTCAATCCTCATCCTTGTCCGGGAAGCCTATGGCAAACAGCTGCcctctttgcctttgcctttctaGGCCTCTGTGCTGTGTACCTAGGGAAGATGTGGCAAATGGGAAGCGgctgttgggtttctttttctctttggtcttGCACTGGATGGTCTGAGTACTTGCAAGCAAGTGAGgctcttcctgcttctgctggttcatctggagggaggaaggatcAGCCTTGTGTTACACTGACTGCACTGTATCTGGGCTCTGACCAGGAGGAAGGTGTTTGAGTTTGCCCCCTTGCCAAGTGGGAGGATTCCTGGTATCAGCTGatggtttggaaacaaaacacgGCTCAGCTCTGGCACCTTCTTTCTTCAAGCATCGGAGAAATTTGGGCAAGAGGCAAGCCCCTACCCCAGCTAGTAGTGTGCACAGCTGGCATTCAGGTCACTGGGCAACCCCTCTTGGGGCAGGAATGTAATGTCAGtacaaagagcagaggaagagcttgCATGTCCCGGGCCCCCCTCCCCGCATGCTGAACTCCCTGTGAAAAGCCCTCCTGAAGCCatggggaaaatgcaaaataccttgctgcagcagcagcagcagcagcaggagcgcaGGGCTGATGTCAGCATAGCTCTCCTTCAGCTGGTAACTTTGACTTAGTgtcctgtctctgctgctgtgtaagGTGTTGCTATTTTGAAGGACTCCTGCTGAACTCAGGCCTCTGTTGCGTTCCTAGACCTACTTTTGGTCTACTTGACCCCTTCTGAAACAGTGGAGAACCTGATACAGGAACATCCCAACGGAATGCATAGGAAGAGCTCACTGTAAGCTCTCTAGGAAATGCTGCACTTTCCTGGCCTTGTGTCTGGTAGCTGGACTGTGTGGGCTGTCTGAATGCTAACACGTGTGCATGTCCTGTAGGTTTGGCTGTCAAAGGCATGGCTTTTGTGGACAATGACTGTGCCACGAGGAAGGCAGTGACACACCAGCACGCTCATCCAGAAGGAGGCTCCTGCAAGTCCGACTTCACTATCTGGGAAATAGAGGTCCCAAAGGTAACCACCGCTGGCCTGCTCacacctcctgccctgccctacAGAGCCATCTTCTGGTTCTTCCAGTCTGGTACCGGCTCCGTGCCATCCCAGGGAGATCAACAACCACTAAACGGAGAGGATTTAAGCGTTTAGCTCCCAAGATGTGAAGATGAATCTATGAAAATGAGCTGTGCTTACGGATCTCTATCTACCTGACCTTATCCCAGACCAGCTGAACTCTGCCCTGGTCCAGCATTGCCTTTATTATCCCGCCTGGCCCGACACTCCAGGAACTGGGAATGTGGCTGAAATAAGGCACAGAGAAGAGTGTTGTTTGATCTCTGTTCCTCTTCCTAACTGTTGGTTTCTCGACTCTTTCACAAAGGCTTTAGTTGGCCGCTTGAtcggcagaaaaggaagatttatgaACTACCTGAAGGAAGCGTCTGGTGCCAAAGTTTACGTCACAACACTCCCTTATTTCCGTGACTCCCAAGTCTGTCACATCGAAGGTAAGTGGAATGCCTCTCGATTTGTGCTCTACTATGTAGCTTGGGGGCATCGATGggcaaggaaatgaaacagatgtTGTGGATTTCTGAGTCTAGTGCTTTAGAAAACTCTTCTGCTCAGTGCTGTTACAGCAGAGGTATCTGCCAAGTCTCCTGTGCCTTGGCACGTGAACCCTCTATTCTCGAGGTGAGAATGCTTTTTAACATCTTCGGCTGCTGTAGTTTAACCAATGCCTTTTGCAGGATCACTTCAGGCTTGAAGAAGGAGCTAGGGCATGCATCAGCCAATACAGCAGTCTTGCCTGTGAAGGATGTTAGATTAGATCAGTGGTGGGAGTGTCCTCAGCATATCTGTGCTAGAGACTGACTTTGGGCTTTTTGTCTTCCAGGCTCTGCACAACAAGTAGAAAAAGTACTGAGCCTGATTGGCCAGAAGTTCACAAAGCTGTGTCTCACCAACATCTACGCTCTACCTCCACCAACACCGTTGACACTTCATTCGCTCCTTATGACTGCCTGGGTAAGTCCAAGCTCGCTGGCTACGCTGATGTCCAGGTGGAAGGCTGTTGGTGTTGGTCACTGCTCGCGGAGCGGGCTAGATCCATGTGGCTGGTTCAGAGATGCCCTGTAAACCAGCTTGGTTTTGTGTGGCTCTCCGTTCTCCAGCTTGCGTAACTGTTACGGATCAGATTGATCTCCCTGGTCTTCCACTCCTGCTTCCATTCTGCCTGAGCTGAGAAATGTAGACTTATAGAATCAtgtaggttggaaaagacctttcagatcATTGAATCCAACTGTCAACCTAAGACTGCCAAGTGCACAACTAAACCATGGCCCCGCGTGCCACATTTACACACAGCCTTTAAAATACCTGCAGGGACGGTGATTCCATCACTTCccttggcagcctgttccagtacctgacaacccttttggggaagacatttttcctaatattcaatttaaacctcccctggtgcaactggaggccatttcctcttgtcctatcgcttgttgtttggcagaagagagaaacccccacctcactacaaccttcTTTCAGGTCCTGggagagagtgataaggtctcccctcagcctccttttctccaggctaaacaaccccagttccctcagccgctcctcctcagacttgttctctagacccttcgcCGGCTTCattgccctgctctggacacgctccagcacctccatgtcgttcttgtagcaaggggcccaaatctgaacacagttctcgaggtgcagcctcaccagtgctgagtacagggggacgatcactgccctagtcctgctggccacactatttctgatacaagccagggtgctgttggccacctgggcacactgctggctcacgctcagccggcgctcgaccaacagccccaggtccttttccgccaggcagctttccagccgctcttctttctcAAGCCTctagcgttgcctggggttgttgtgagccaagtgcaggacccggccgAGAGTCTCTTCCTGTACAAGATGGGCCCCGTCCCTGGTCTGATTTCCTTGAGAACAGCATGGAGTGTCAGGGAATAGCTTTCTGCTCCTGATCCCAAGCAGCCTTTGCAAGTGAAATACCAGAGTGCAAGGGCCTTTCCACCCATGGCTGTAAGCCTCAGGAGTTGCTGGCGGAACATGGAGTTGCTGTGAAGGAAGCTTGTGTTGCAATGAACACTAATGAGACTTTCTTTCCTCCACACGGCAGCTCTTCCTCCCAGATGGAGTTCCTGTAGAAGTGGTCGTGGCAAACCAAGTCGATGCTGGACACATGTTTCTACAGCAGTATACACACCCCACTTTCCACGCCCTGCGTAGCCTTGACCAGCAGATGTCCGCCTGCTACTCTCAACCTGCAATTCCAACCCTGCCAACTCCAGTAGAAGGCAAGTAACTTGGTTGCTCACAAATGGTTCACTTGAGAAACTTCTAGGGTCATGCGAAAGCCTGATGCCCCCGAGTTCGGCTTGGGAAGTTTCCCAGTGGATGAGAATGTGCCAGTTCAGAGAGTTGCTTGCCTAGCTGCTGCCGGAGTAGAGAtgttgctctgctcttccttatCCCCCTCGTGCCTGcagtgcccccctccccagccacttAGCTGCATGTTGAACTTCAGAATGAGATCAAGTCCGCCTCAGGGCATTTCCAACCAACTTGGCCCCTGGAGGATTTTTGCTGACAAAGCGTGGGACTCCTCCCAAGTGTCCATCGTGTCACTGTCTGCACATGGTGTCAAGTGGAGGGTGCATCacaaggaagggggaggggTTCTTAGcgcttcctttccttcttggaGACAGAGCTCACTGTTAGTGGCCAAAGGCTGGAAGGGAACTGGATACCTGGCTAGAAGAGCATGGCAGTGGCAGACAGAGACTTGAGAGTACAAGCCAGCTCTCCGGTGTGCCAGCGGCAGGCTTGTCTgatggagggctggggggatgTGGAAGGAAGATGGCAGCAGCATGAgaagaaatgctgttgcttctcaGTAGAGAACTGTGCAGCACTAGGAATCAGCCTGAAGCGCTGATTTCTGGGAAGCCACTTCAAGGGAGCtcttctgttctgcagttggTATTATCTGCGCGGCTCCAGGCCTGGGTGGGGCATGGTTACGGGCTCAAGTCATCAGCTACTTCGAAGAGACCGGTGAAGTGGAGCTCAGATACGTGGACTACGGAGGATACGACAAAGTGAAGGTCGACATGCTCAGACAAATCAGGTCTCGAACTGCTCTTATCTGGCTTGAATCTTCATCAGAGGCATCCGTATCATTTGAATTGCTTATAGGATTTTCCAGAGCTGAAGTGGGAAATGGTAGAAAGGTTTGTCTCAGCAGCGGGTGTGGAGCCCTTGGGAGCACAGCAAGCTCTTGCAAGGCTTTtttgaaggggagggagaggcaatTGCAAATTCTCCCACCTCAGCATGGAAGCTGAGCAAAAGGAGGCCTTCAGGAGGCCCCAGAGTGTAGTTAATTGATGAGGTAGGAATAAGATGCAGATTCTCTatgccccagccccatgggctgGGAGAGCCATACTGGATGAGGGTTTTCTTACACAAGCCCAGGAAATACTTGATTGTGCCCCAGAGGTGGGAGAAAAGCAGTACAGCCTCCATGAGGGAGGTGGTTTTTGCTTGGAGCCCAGTCCAACTTGGCATGCTAATCAGACAAtttattgctgttgctgctgctgctgctgctgctgcttagatTGCTGGGAGAGTAGTCTcgtttttggggggttttttttgactgtCATTAATTTTCAACTGAATATCTGTTAGAGCAATTAATTAATCAGTGTCACCTTCAAGAATACAGGAGTAACTTAAAGGCATGTTCTTACGATGTGATcgattctcttttctttaaggtCTGATTTCTTATCACTGCCTTTCCAAGGAGCGGAAGTTTTACTGGACAACGTGGTACCGCTTCCAGGTAATGAGACTCTCGTGACGTACCGTTGGTGGTGCTCCTGCAGGTTTCCATGGATGCCAGCTGTGTACAAGCAATGACTCTGTCTcagccttctccctcccctcttgcAAGCTCAGCCTCTGATGGGACTAGAGCGAGGActggaaaaattgtattttcttcttgtaaatgTGCTAGCATGGCATAACCCGTCCGACGCCAGGGGAAATGGAGAAATGGCCAGGCTTTTTTGTgcatggaggagagaaggaatgaCTCTCCTAAGCAGCAAGTTGGCAGGACTGGCAGGGTAGAGGTGAAGTAGCTGTACCTACGCTGCCACCTTCTGTCACAGAGTAGCTGTAGATGCCAACTTAGGTTTTGATCTGCTAGACAAATATCTGGCATTTCCCTATGAAAATGACGGAGGTGTCTAGTTCTGTGTTCAAAAGACCAGCCTCCAAGCCCTGGAAGAATGTCAGTCAGTCACTGCCTAGAGatgctttctggtttgcttttttcattccccctgcccccactccccccccatTCTTTCTGGTGATGTTAGAGATGCAGGCTGTGATGGTGTCTCCAAAGCTGCCCTTCTGGGTGCGGGAGGGGTGGCTGTAGGGGCTCAGGGTCAGGCCAGGTTTCAGCCCTGGGTTTGTGgctggcagcactgcaggaGGTACAGGCCCTGCCAAGACTAGAGGGATGGCAGGGTTTAAGCTGCTTCTAGCAGAAGTCAGTGTTTTGCGTGTTCCCCGAGGAGATCGACCTCCTTCAGGATTTGTGGGCTTGTCAGGAGTCGTTCACTTGCTGCTGGAGATGGTCTCGGGGTGGGGAGCACGAGGGAGAAGCTGtattttgcagcagtttggTAGGAAATAAGCAACTGTCCTCCAGAATGAACACACTTCTGCCCAGTCGATTGTAACTGTATTGCCCGGGACAGAAGGGTTCCCTGCTGCATTTACAGGTGTGGAGTTAGCAACAGTACCCACCTAAGCTGTGCGGGCTGAGAGACTGGAGCTGCCGGTGCTTGCAAAGAGGGCATTTGGCACTGTTCAGGTGCCAGCCAGCCTGCGGTACAAATGCTTTTGAGCTCCCCGTGACAGTCCTGCGCTCTGTGCAGGGTCCGTAAAGTCCTGAAGCCCCTGAGCTGAGTTTATTCAGGATCAAAGTACTCCTGGCAGCAGGAAAGGTACCGCAGAAGTATACTTCTCTGTCTTGCAAGCCTGCTAATTCATCAGCCACTGATGTTCACGTTCACTTAGCTGGTGGCTTTTGAAAGCGCTTTGCCCTTTCCCTTTGGCAACACAGCAGGCATACTACTTGTGTGACCTCCAGCTTAATAGACGGGGTCCAGCAAGTGCccacagcaagggcaggtgaGGATTCTCTGGCCTAACTGATGTAGGAGGTGCGACAAGATGAGCTGAATAGTCCCTTCTGGCCTTTAAAGCCCGTGACTCTCTCTCTCAgttgttttctcctgctctcttcttTCCACAGGCCAGGATCACTTTTCCTCCGAGGCTGACACCGCTGTTGTTGAGATGACCGAAGGCGCAGTCCTAGTGGCGCAGGTACCTGAGAGCTGTCTGGAAAAGCCTTGTTGCTGATTTGACGGCTGCTGTTATCCTCTGTGCCCCCTAGCCcaccgtgtgtgtgtgtgtgtgtgtgtgtgtgtgtgtgttcaaatccaaaacaaaggCCGAGCTTGTAAGGCCGGCTGCTGTAAGGGTTCTTGTGGAGCCATCTGGGTGCTGAGAACTTCCTTGTGTAGCATCGGCACCGCTCCGGACGCTGTGGCTGGGAAGGGTTGAGTATTCCCTCTTGTTGCTGATGCGGCCGAGTGGGAAGCTGATGGCATTCGTGATGCTCAGTCTCAGAGCTTCCTTTGCTTTAATGCCGTGCTCAAAGGCGTCACTAGTTCTAGCAAGGGCACGGATTTGAGTGACTCGAGACAACTTGCCAgcaggctgtcccagctgccTGGTAGCAGTAGCTACCTTTCCTCCAGCCTCCACCCAAGTTGGTGTTTTGAGGACCTGAGATGCAGTCACTGATGCTAGCCTTGCATCCTCCATGGCTCGGACCCGAGAATTGCTGAGAATTGCTCACACTCATGACCTGAATTAATTGATGCAGGCTGATGCCTGCAAActaatgtttttctgtctttccaggtCACAAATTATGACAACGCAACAGGTCTGCCGCTGATCCAGCTGTGGAACTTGGTGGGAGACGAGGTGCGTATGTTGACATACCTATTTCTTCAACGCTGTGAGAGTTTCTGATTATGCAGACTTGTGATCAGGAACTCGCTGATAGTTCTTTCTAGtggcttgttcacctttctcctttttttttttcccccctccctttagGCGGTGTCAGTGAACAGAGCTCTGGTGGAAAGAGGACTGGCTCAGTGGCTTGTCTACTAGCCATGTCCTAGGCACCTTGGGAACTCTTGCGGCGAATAAATCTTGTTTTGCACTATTACAACTTGGTTTGGCAAGTTCTCATTGACTTGGTTTGGCAAGTTCTCATTGACCTATTGACACCTGTGTGCGGAGTTTTGGTGGTCCATTCCAAGGCGTCTTGCTGAACCGCAAACACATGCCTCATCTCAGTGAAATGACAACGGGACGTACTGGGATGACGATAACCTGTTAGAgagggatgggatccacctgtcTAGAAGAGGCGAGggaatctttggcagcaggctggccaaCTTGGTGAAGCGGGCTTGAAACTGAAGGACTCAGGGGCTGGCGTCTGTACGGTTATGTGCAGAAGAGTGGCGAGGAGATAGGCGATGGAGGTCAGTACAGCTATTTCCCAGACTCCGTACAGCAATTTCCCAGATTCCTTATACTAAATCCCTTTATGCTTTGTTCAGGCAGCAGAGATTTCTGTTCCACATGATAGTAGGTTGTTACTTATGTGGTTTCTGGCTAGGTTCCTCTGTCACACGCCTTCTCTGTAGCTGACCATGCACTATTCACGTGTCCACTTGCCAGGCTGTCCATTAGCCATCACATCAGGTGCCAGGGATCTGCCCGCTTGCTGCTTGCCTCGCGTGGGGACTACTGGGGAACCCCCGCTGGGACGTGGATGTAATAAAGGCCTTTTGATCATCTGTGCGTGCATTGTGTTTGTGTATCCGATCCTGCTTGGGTCTGGCTCGGTGTCACCACTGGCGGAGGCCAGTGCGGTGTCGCCGCCTGGATCTGACAAGCGG is a genomic window containing:
- the LOC129201014 gene encoding A-kinase anchor protein 1, mitochondrial-like, with amino-acid sequence MPSYFRKIIPYAIPGVLALLGCWWIYSHRKKQASSSDKQESVAAEEEQQQEAPEEDSPPKEEAGVPMREAVFEEEEHPENETSTSLPSAESTTPSLPCQTHERPDLSEDHPDLSVTTLQPSTVAEDTAKPEATGPPDESSGPACVSLPLTSECQGSAAVSLVEDSSSGANPDQCAAGLAVKGMAFVDNDCATRKAVTHQHAHPEGGSCKSDFTIWEIEVPKALVGRLIGRKGRFMNYLKEASGAKVYVTTLPYFRDSQVCHIEGSAQQVEKVLSLIGQKFTKLCLTNIYALPPPTPLTLHSLLMTAWLFLPDGVPVEVVVANQVDAGHMFLQQYTHPTFHALRSLDQQMSACYSQPAIPTLPTPVEVGIICAAPGLGGAWLRAQVISYFEETGEVELRYVDYGGYDKVKVDMLRQIRSDFLSLPFQGAEVLLDNVVPLPGQDHFSSEADTAVVEMTEGAVLVAQVTNYDNATGLPLIQLWNLVGDEAVSVNRALVERGLAQWLVY